tatttaataatttaacaaCCTCTCTAGCTCTCCTCCAGTTATCGATGCACTTAAGTATTCAAAAAATCTGAGACAAGGACATGGACaaggacgaaaaaaaaatcaaggaCTGAAAATTAGGGATAAATGAAGTACGATTTTGTTCGGTATTGATTATTATTGATTACGATTAGAATGATCCCAACTGATATGCTGTTTGATTTCAAGAAGCTACAACCATATTTTCATTAACAAGGCCTTGGATCGGAGGTGTATACTATACGTTAATCGGGATATAGAATACACACGAGCGTTGtggaaatattaatatttcggTGATGCGCGACCTTTGGAAGGCGATCCGTCCGAGTGAGAAAAAATTATGCTTTAAACTTTGGACCTTACAAATCTAGGTATGcatgcatgtacatatatccatAATGACGTGGAGGTAACAAAGAGCTAAATGGATACGTTAGATGCAATAATGTGCATGTTTGTATATAAGATCAATATGTTAGCCAACATAAACACGGCCGTTTGGTAGTacaattcgattcgattatGATACTAATAATGTTATGTTCTAGCGCTAAAAATCAATATCTCATCTATATTTCGCGTACGCCCTTACTAGTACGagtttttcatttcactttcatttccgttttcttttttttggtttgtttggttttgctttcgaGCTTTCGATTtccgcctttttttttctttttaaatacaCTTGACCTTAAGCTTAATATTCGGTTTATGCTATGTATCGTATGTTAAACAACCCATGATTAGAGTAAAAGTCGAAAATGCAATCCTGGACAAGACTCTTTTGGTATATGCATTTCCCGCGACACAATCTAGGATCTACGATCCCCGGATTAGGCTGCGTCGTCATCGTCTTAattcccatccccatccccacaCTTGTCCCAAGCCCAATCCCCGATTCATTCCGGCTACGGAAATCGAACCGGAGATGCAAACGTACACTAGAAATAACACAACCATTGTGGAGGCGTTGGCCTTTTGGCGGCTTCCGTTCGCATGCTGCATGGCGGCTGGCTCCTCACCTGGAATTCCGGATTCTATATGAATAGCCAAGGGGAGTTTGCACACTTACCGTTCAGCACATGCACCACCACCGTCTCCGTAATCTCATTGCCCAGCATGCAGGTGTAGTTGCCCGTGTCCTGGCGATTGGCATTGGCGATATACAGGCGACTCAGAGCTCGTCCTGGCAGCATGTCCGTCTTGACACTGCAAATGATATCAAATGCATGGTAATTAACTTACGATTATTAAGACCATATACGACAAATCCTACCTGATTCCTCCGCGACTAGTATCGTAGTTGAGCAGGCGCGGTCCGTGCCGCCAGGTGATATAGGAGGAGGGATGCGGAATCTTCGAAATGACGCACTGCAGCTCGATGGTGCTGCCAGCCTTGTAGTACTTCTCCGGCGTGGCCGAGCCCCGCTCGTCGAGTATCTCCACGTGAGGAACTGCGGATGGACAACGAATGAGATCAGCATGGATCAGCAGGTTTTGCTTGGCAAGCCGACAGCAGTTGCTCACCAATTATAGTAAGGTAAACGAGCAGGACGAGCGGCGGATGCGAGGACACCTGGCACTCGTAGGGACCCTCGTCCCGCTCGTTGGCGAACTGGATGAGCAGCTTCCAATCGTTGGGCTCCTCGAACTCCAGCGAATACCGCGAGTCGCCGCTATATGTGTGCTGGCCAAAGGTTATCAGGGTGAGATCATCGCCACGGCGACGCATCCAGGACACCGTCTTGCCCTGCAGATCGTTCACCCGGCAGTGCAGATAAACGCTGGACGAGAGCTGGGTGCTGATGTTCAGCGTGGTGTACGGATCGGCGAAGAACGGGAACGGCTCGTGGGTGGTCGTCTCGGTGACCTCCAGCTCCTCATCCTCGGGCGTGTCGGTGAACGGCGATGAGAACTCCTGCCAGAAGTTCTTCGGAAACGTGTCGAATGGATCGCCAGCTCGCGGTCGTTTCACTAGTtcgaaaaaaaacaatttcaatagatatagttaaaatatatatgaaaatcatataatatataaaaataaaatgcactCAGCTAAAATCAcgtataaaagaaaaactcaaataaaacaataatttcGTTTCGAATAATGCTTGCACACTAAGTAgtaaaataattgttttacataaaaaaaaataatcatttttcACTTGGGTAATCcgcaaagtaaacaaaagaaCTTAATCTTCAGCTTAAAAGTGCCAAAGTTTGAGTTGGGTAAAAGTTTGCAATGTGATTAAGGCATGAGGTGGAGACTCACATGTGGTCGACGTGGAACCCGAGCCGATGTGATGGAGTGAGGAGTATATAATCGCCAGTATCCAAAACAGCCTCGATCTCATCACTGCAGCGGAGTGTCTTCATATGCCGACTTACGGGATACGGTAACAGGATGCGGGATGATGCATCGACTGGCGCCACTCGCCGCAGGATATGCACATATGAACGAACGCCCCTCTAAACTGTTCTATATCGATCCAAGTCCAACTGCATCAGCGTCCCACTGCATCGCCAGCGATGATTCCACGGACTTCACTTCGCTTCGCTTATCGATTGCCCTGCGGCAAAATATTGCTGGACATATTGCACTCAAGTATCTTCTTTTTCAGAGTGTCCTTTTcgattatatatgtatatttactttttctttttctcttttttgttgatttcttTGCACACTTTTCAGCGCGCGGATGGAGGCTGGAGGGATAGGAATGTCGGACAATTGGAAAATCGGAAAAGCGCTTATTAACCAGCTCGTGTTGCGTGTGTATTTATCCTTTTGCAACTGCTGCTCGGATGGCCAATAAACGGGAATGTAGGTCAGGGCATGCTCTGCGCATGGCCAGCATCCGCATCCCTATTATTTCATCCGAAGGAATCCCTCTACccgagcaacaacaacaaatagcaGACGCCACTCACCTCTCAAGCTCAAAATAATGCAATCTTCaagattgttttaaaaagaaaaagacttttcttttcttcttttgtttgcatttgtccAGGAAAAAAGCTCTTTTCGGCGGATGGTtctgataaatatttaacaatataAAAGTTGCTTTTGCCGGTCCTTCGGCGTTGTTGTTCCCTCACCCACACTTGCTTCGGCACTGAATCCGCTCCGAAAGGCCAGCATCTCTCTCGGCATTCTTGCAATCCAGGGATTTCTACCCACCAAACAAGGTCCTTTGAATCCGTATAGCTCGGCATGCAAATAAATCGGGCGATTGAGCTCAGAAATACCTGTATTTTACTAATTGTTAAGAGCCTAGAGTAAAAATACAGATAAACTACCATTCTTTTACTGTCAAATTAAGCTTCAAATTCGAAATTCGATAAGTAACCGATATTTATCGATAGGCAAAGGATTACCCTCGCACATACGCGATCCGCTATAGCCATCTCGCTCCATCAATAATTTACCGTTAATATAGCGGGCTTTACTCAGAAacatcaaaaatatttaacgacTTTAATTGTAGCATTCGCTGCGTTAAATTGTTTATCGCACTTTCTGCTTCCTGCGCATGTGCAGGAAATTAGTCAGACTATTTCGGTGATTGCCCCATTCTGGCGTGTATTGGTGAGAGCATAGAACTTACACTGCCCTCCTatgatatacatatgcatgcttttttcgcttttaaataaactaattaatAGACTAGTAAAAGAAGGATATACGGTAATGAACCTGTGAACCCTTAGGCGGAAAACTATTGCTGAATTTACATTTCATCCCTCTTTTAAAATCAGCTAGTGCAACATAACGGTTCTTGGTGTGATAAATTTTTGCGCTCACTGTTTGCAGCCGCCCTTATCTTTCGCTTTTTGGTGGTGTGCGTGAGCGCTATGAAATGACATAAGTGGGCACacaacacagacacacacccCTCTGAGGGGGGCACATGGATACGAAAAAGAACCGTTCATTTGCTTTTGTGCCGTTGACAATTGACATTCAATCgctttttccatttgtttttattttcccccTTCTACCCTAAGTTTCTCCTTTCAAAGAAAACGCATTTGGAATACAAATCAGGCAAAAAACACGCGTACATAAATCGAGTAATCGAAAATCAGTGGCGATTTCGaagggtgtgtgtgtgtgtagaatTACTACAACACACCACAAATACAGTTCGAAAAGGCAGCGCAGTCGGCAGAGGCGAAAAAAAAGCAGCGGCGtcagcatttccatttcggcATTGCAGCTCGAAAATCGTAGAATCAGAAACTAATCAGCCGGCAGAGGCTATAGCAGTCGACCGATCGCAATCGCACCATATAGTACATACAATAGGTACCATTGCCTAGGAGTACCAGGAACCAGGAACCACTAATCTCCATCATCAACATCATGGAGGAGAACAACTCGCAAGTGCTGAGCCTGCTGGGCGGTCTGGCCATCGGAATCGTGGGCTTCCAGGTCTTCCGGAAGGTCCTGCCCTGGATTTACGCCAATGTTGTTGGCCCCAAGGTCTTTGGCTCCTCGGTGGATCTCTCCAAAATGGGCGAGTGGGCAGGTGAGTCGGTTGCCATGGAAAAACATGCCGGAAAGGAGCGGAAACGGGGTCGATTCCGAGTGCACAGTGAAAAAATGAATAGCAAGTTTGCTAAAGAAGTGTAGTTAAAAAGATTAAAGACCCttttacaattaaattgtgaagAAAGGGAATTTCCAAATTGCAAACACTCTACTTTCAAGTTTTCCAATTTTGCATTAACTGCCTAAAGGAATACACTATATATCTTTCCAAAATGGAGTTCAGTACTTTTTTCACTGTGACCGATAAGATCGTTCCCCACGCCCCATAAATCCACTGATAACCCACAGAACTATTGGCTAACTTTTTCGACTTTCAGTTGTCACCGGGTCGACCGATGGAATTGGCAAGGCCTACGCCAAGGAGGTATGTACACAAAGATGACATGGAAGGGCTGCCCCAATCTTGACCAGCGCAAGCAAAGTCCGTCCAAGCTCGACCGATGATTATAGTAAAATGGGAAACGGgtcaagcaaacaaacaaacaaaaaacgataGTAATAATGAGCAATTAGTAATTACTAATTACCGAATTGAGTGTCGCCCACGATGACTTGGACATTGGTTTAGCGGTCGCCAATGCATTAGCCAAGTGAATCTGCACTTTGAAATCGATCTTCAGTCAACAGTCCAGTCGCAAACAGTCCCTAATAGTGTTTGCTTGACTGCAAATCGCTACATTTGTACTtttcgttatttatttttacaaagTGCAATCGCAGTTGATTTTTCTACCTTTTgtggtaatttttttttttttttgccagttttattttgtaatacaCAGACTTGGAGCAAACGAAGCTAGAAGCTATAGGGAACACGTGTCCCCTGAATGGCAATTACTTTATAGAGTGGAGCACAGGGCCCCGATCGAAGCTTGTGCCAAATTAGCATTCGGCGTGCGTCGAACGCACAGAAAATGGTTCAATGTTCACACCCAATTTCTATTCATATACACGCTTAGTACACTTAAATGACTTCCTGTTCTTAAAATCTACGGGTTACTCGTCTTTGAAACTCCTGCTTTAGGTAGAAACGTTCAGTGTTCCCATTCCAAAGCACCATTGCTTTTTATCTCTGACCTAAGAATTTACTATCCAAAAGTACGTAAATATGAGCAggctaataaatatttaatcacTTTCAGTTGGCTCGCAGGGGCTTGAAACTGGTGCTGATTAGTAGATCCCTGGAGAAACTGAATGTGGTGGCCAAGGAGATAGGTAAGTCTGCTCACTAAAATACAGTTAACAACTTCAACTAACAACTGCTCTTTGCGGTCTACTTTCAGGCGATAAATACGGTGTGGAGGTGCGTGTGATCGATGTGGACTTCACCGGCGGTGACGAGATCTACGATAAGATCCGCGAAAAGACCACTGGCCTCAATGTCGGAGTGCTGGTCAACAACGTGGGCATCAGCTACGGCCATCCCGAGTACTTTCTGGACTGCTACAAAGCCGATCCCCCATTCCTGCGCAACATTGTGGCTGCCAATATCCACTCGGTGACGCACATGACCGCACTTTTTCTACCCGGCATGATTAGCCAGCGACGTGGTGTGATCATAAATGTATCGTCCACCGCCGGAGTCATTCCTAATCCGCTGCTGAGCGTGTACAGTTCCACCAAGGTGAGTGGATATCATCAGAAGTGATAGAAGGCTAATTACTAATACCTATAATTTGCAGGCCTTTGTGAACAAATTCAGTGATGACCTGCAGACGGAGTACAAGGAGCACGGCATCCTCATCCAGAGCGTCCAGCCGGGCTTTGTGGCCACAAATATGTCTAAGATCCGAAAGGCTAGCGTGTTTGCTCCCTCGCCGGAAACGTATGTCCGCTCGGCGCTGTCCACCCTGGGCATTGCCACCCAGACGGCGGGCTATCTGCCGCATGCTCTACTCCAGCTGGTCATCCACTTCACGGAGGCGGTGTTCGGCGAACAGTTCGCACGCAACATCGTTATGAAGAACATCCTGGGCACCCGGAAACGTGCCCTGCGCCGCCTGGCCAAGGAACAGTAGATTATTGAGGATGAATACGGCGGAGGAGGCATTTAATGGGAATCGGTTGGGATGATGAGTGGGTCAGTTGGGTTGTGGGGAAAATCCGGCTAGTCAAATAGCTTACGTAATTACCGCGTGTCAT
The DNA window shown above is from Drosophila melanogaster chromosome X and carries:
- the dpr14 gene encoding defective proboscis extension response 14, isoform A gives rise to the protein MRSRLFWILAIIYSSLHHIGSGSTSTTLKRPRAGDPFDTFPKNFWQEFSSPFTDTPEDEELEVTETTTHEPFPFFADPYTTLNISTQLSSSVYLHCRVNDLQGKTVSWMRRRGDDLTLITFGQHTYSGDSRYSLEFEEPNDWKLLIQFANERDEGPYECQVSSHPPLVLLVYLTIIVPHVEILDERGSATPEKYYKAGSTIELQCVISKIPHPSSYITWRHGPRLLNYDTSRGGISVKTDMLPGRALSRLYIANANRQDTGNYTCMLGNEITETVVVHVLNGEEPAAMQHANGSRQKANASTMVVLFLVYVCISGSISVAGMNRGLGLGQVWGWGWELRR
- the spidey gene encoding spidey is translated as MEENNSQVLSLLGGLAIGIVGFQVFRKVLPWIYANVVGPKVFGSSVDLSKMGEWAVVTGSTDGIGKAYAKELARRGLKLVLISRSLEKLNVVAKEIGDKYGVEVRVIDVDFTGGDEIYDKIREKTTGLNVGVLVNNVGISYGHPEYFLDCYKADPPFLRNIVAANIHSVTHMTALFLPGMISQRRGVIINVSSTAGVIPNPLLSVYSSTKAFVNKFSDDLQTEYKEHGILIQSVQPGFVATNMSKIRKASVFAPSPETYVRSALSTLGIATQTAGYLPHALLQLVIHFTEAVFGEQFARNIVMKNILGTRKRALRRLAKEQ